A region from the Lentimonas sp. CC4 genome encodes:
- the nifJ gene encoding pyruvate:ferredoxin (flavodoxin) oxidoreductase, which translates to MVDANEAVASVAYRASEVIAIYPITPSTSMGEVCDEWAAANRPNIWSDVPEVVQLQSEAGVAGALHGALQTGALSTTFTASQGLLLMIPNMYKIAGELTPFCMHVSARALATHALSIFGDHSDVMACRQTGFAMLASNSVQEAADIALIAHAATLKCRVPFMHFFDGFRTSHEINQAEVIDDATIDAMIDPEAIARIRANCLSPDHPTIRGTAQNPDVFFQAREASNPFYDACADTVEAEMDKFAELTGRKYSLYEYEGPEDAEELVIIMCSGSETVTQTADYLNANGRKVGVLKIRLYRPLDLKRFMAAIPQSVRHIAVLDRCKEPGAMGEPLLVETMAAVEEARQSGIVADSFCPTIIGGRYGLGSKDFTPAMAKAVFDELLETKPKRRFTVGINDDVTGLSLTVDTDFDLEKDDVIRAVFFGLGSDGTVGANKNTIKIIGEETDNFAQGYFVYDSKKSGAVTISHLRFGPEPIRAPYLIQNASFVGCHQAQFLDQYDVLDYAAPGAVFLLNSIHSADTVWSQLPRTVQAAIIEKQLKFYVIDGYAVARAAGMGGRINTIMQTCFFAISGVLPRDAAIEQIKGAIEKTYGKKGADVVQKNFAAVDQTLASLNEVEVPTVVSSELELPPVVPTEAPDFVQHVTSVMLQNKGDQLPVSVFRPDGVWDVGTSKWEKRNIAQEIPIWDPAVCIQCNKCVQACPHAAIRSNFYDPAELDGAPDCFRSVDFKVRNFPDKKFTIQVAPEDCTGCSLCVAVCPAKNKSNPREKAINMRTQAPLLDEERESYKFFLDLPHPDRATLKDDVKFTQFKEPLFEYSGACAGCGETPYLKMLTQICGDRLLMANATGCSSIYGGNLPTTPYTCNSEGRGPAWANSLFEDNAEFGLGMRVAVDKQSVIARDMLSQFSGQLDAALVAALLEADQSDEAGIAAQRERVDQLKSVLVTIEGVAAKRLLDLADYLVEKSVWIIGGDGWAYDIGFGGVDHVLSSGRNVNIMVLDTEVYSNTGGQASKSTPIGAIAKFAASGKAVGKKDLGMIAMNYGNVYVARVAMGAKDTQTVNAIYEAMRHPGPSLIIAYSHCIAHGYNMAQGMEQQKLAVSTGSWPLYRFDPQRGESGLNPLKLDSRPPKEPLYTYTDNEARFRMLKMKDPERAKELGRMAQDFVNERYALHERLATPYPKPEEESDDA; encoded by the coding sequence ATGGTTGATGCGAATGAGGCTGTTGCTTCCGTTGCATACCGCGCCTCAGAGGTCATCGCCATTTACCCTATTACCCCCTCGACCAGTATGGGCGAAGTCTGCGACGAGTGGGCTGCCGCCAATCGACCGAACATTTGGAGTGATGTGCCTGAAGTGGTGCAATTACAGTCCGAGGCGGGCGTAGCAGGTGCACTGCATGGTGCGCTACAAACGGGGGCGTTATCGACGACGTTTACGGCCTCGCAGGGCTTGTTGCTGATGATCCCAAATATGTATAAAATTGCGGGAGAGTTGACGCCGTTTTGTATGCATGTGAGTGCGCGTGCGTTGGCAACACACGCATTATCGATTTTTGGTGATCACTCAGATGTGATGGCCTGCCGCCAAACAGGATTTGCGATGTTGGCCTCAAATAGTGTGCAGGAGGCTGCGGATATCGCGCTGATTGCACATGCTGCGACTCTGAAGTGCCGTGTGCCGTTTATGCACTTCTTTGATGGTTTCCGCACATCGCATGAGATCAACCAAGCGGAGGTCATTGATGATGCGACTATTGATGCCATGATCGACCCTGAGGCGATTGCACGCATCCGTGCGAACTGTTTATCACCCGATCATCCTACGATTCGCGGCACAGCGCAAAACCCGGATGTATTTTTCCAAGCACGTGAAGCGAGTAACCCATTCTATGATGCATGTGCGGATACCGTCGAAGCAGAGATGGATAAATTTGCTGAGCTGACTGGGCGCAAGTATTCGCTGTATGAATACGAAGGGCCAGAAGATGCTGAAGAGCTGGTAATCATCATGTGCTCAGGCTCAGAGACGGTTACGCAGACTGCGGATTATTTAAACGCGAATGGTCGTAAAGTGGGTGTGTTAAAGATTCGCCTCTACCGTCCATTGGATCTGAAACGCTTCATGGCTGCGATTCCGCAGAGTGTGCGTCATATTGCAGTATTGGATCGTTGTAAGGAGCCAGGTGCGATGGGTGAGCCATTACTCGTTGAGACAATGGCTGCGGTTGAAGAAGCGCGTCAATCGGGCATCGTTGCAGATTCGTTCTGCCCGACAATCATCGGCGGTCGCTATGGTTTAGGCTCGAAAGACTTTACGCCAGCAATGGCGAAGGCTGTGTTTGATGAGTTGCTTGAAACCAAGCCGAAGCGCCGCTTTACCGTCGGCATCAATGACGATGTCACTGGGCTCTCGCTCACAGTGGATACGGACTTTGACTTAGAAAAAGATGATGTGATCCGCGCTGTCTTTTTCGGTCTTGGTTCGGATGGCACCGTGGGTGCCAATAAGAATACGATTAAGATCATCGGTGAAGAGACCGACAATTTTGCGCAAGGTTACTTTGTATATGATTCGAAGAAATCCGGCGCAGTCACGATTTCGCATTTACGTTTCGGCCCTGAGCCGATCCGTGCGCCGTATTTGATTCAAAATGCAAGTTTTGTTGGCTGTCACCAAGCGCAGTTCTTGGATCAATACGATGTGCTCGATTATGCGGCACCAGGAGCAGTGTTCTTGCTGAACTCGATTCATTCGGCAGACACGGTTTGGAGCCAGTTGCCGCGCACCGTGCAAGCTGCGATCATTGAGAAGCAGCTGAAATTTTATGTGATCGATGGCTATGCCGTGGCGCGTGCCGCAGGTATGGGTGGACGCATTAACACGATCATGCAGACCTGTTTCTTCGCGATTTCAGGTGTGCTGCCACGTGATGCTGCGATTGAGCAGATCAAAGGTGCAATTGAGAAGACTTACGGCAAGAAGGGGGCGGACGTGGTGCAGAAGAATTTCGCTGCAGTCGACCAGACGCTTGCTTCATTGAATGAAGTCGAGGTGCCTACGGTTGTTTCTTCTGAATTGGAGTTGCCGCCAGTGGTGCCTACCGAGGCTCCAGACTTCGTGCAGCATGTGACTTCGGTGATGCTGCAGAATAAGGGTGATCAATTGCCTGTCAGTGTCTTCCGTCCCGACGGCGTGTGGGATGTTGGCACCAGTAAGTGGGAGAAGCGCAATATTGCACAGGAAATTCCGATCTGGGATCCGGCGGTTTGTATCCAATGTAATAAGTGTGTGCAGGCTTGTCCGCACGCTGCGATTCGTTCGAATTTCTACGATCCTGCTGAGCTGGACGGCGCACCAGATTGTTTCCGCTCTGTTGATTTCAAGGTGCGTAATTTCCCTGATAAGAAATTCACCATCCAAGTGGCACCAGAGGACTGCACTGGCTGTTCGCTTTGTGTGGCAGTCTGCCCTGCGAAGAACAAGAGCAACCCACGCGAGAAAGCGATCAACATGCGCACGCAAGCGCCGTTGTTGGACGAAGAGCGCGAGAGTTACAAGTTCTTCCTCGATTTGCCACATCCAGACCGCGCTACGCTGAAGGATGATGTGAAATTCACCCAGTTCAAGGAGCCGTTGTTTGAATACTCTGGTGCCTGCGCGGGTTGCGGTGAGACGCCGTATTTAAAGATGCTGACGCAGATTTGCGGAGACCGTTTGTTGATGGCGAATGCCACCGGTTGCTCGTCGATCTATGGCGGTAATTTGCCGACGACACCTTACACCTGTAATAGCGAAGGACGCGGGCCAGCTTGGGCGAACTCACTGTTTGAGGACAATGCTGAGTTTGGTCTCGGGATGCGTGTCGCAGTCGATAAGCAGTCTGTCATTGCCCGTGATATGCTCAGTCAGTTTAGCGGTCAGTTAGATGCTGCGCTTGTTGCGGCACTACTTGAGGCCGATCAATCGGATGAAGCCGGAATCGCTGCACAGCGTGAGCGTGTGGATCAACTCAAGAGTGTTCTAGTGACCATCGAAGGTGTTGCTGCAAAGCGATTGCTCGATTTGGCTGATTATCTAGTCGAGAAGTCTGTCTGGATTATCGGCGGTGATGGTTGGGCCTATGATATCGGATTTGGCGGTGTCGATCACGTGCTCTCGTCTGGGCGCAATGTGAATATCATGGTGCTTGATACCGAGGTGTATTCCAACACTGGCGGGCAGGCAAGTAAGTCGACTCCGATTGGTGCGATTGCGAAGTTCGCCGCGTCTGGTAAGGCTGTCGGTAAGAAGGATCTTGGCATGATCGCTATGAATTATGGCAATGTCTATGTGGCACGTGTCGCGATGGGCGCAAAGGATACGCAGACGGTCAACGCGATCTACGAAGCGATGCGCCATCCTGGGCCATCACTGATTATCGCATACAGCCACTGTATCGCTCATGGTTATAATATGGCGCAAGGCATGGAGCAGCAGAAGCTGGCAGTCAGCACTGGCTCGTGGCCGTTGTATCGTTTCGATCCACAACGTGGAGAGTCGGGACTGAATCCACTCAAGCTGGATTCGCGTCCACCGAAGGAGCCGCTTTACACCTATACGGATAATGAGGCACGCTTCCGGATGTTGAAGATGAAAGATCCCGAACGCGCGAAGGAACTTGGCCGCATGGCTCAGGACTTTGTTAATGAGCGCTATGCGCTTCACGAACGTCTCGCTACGCCTTATCCGAAACCTGAAGAGGAGAGCGACGACGCTTAA
- a CDS encoding dihydroorotate dehydrogenase-like protein has protein sequence MNLETEYLGLKLKHPLIVGASPLADDLDKVRKLEDSGAAAITMYSLFEEQITQNMLGSEAHIGAYENSFAEAASYFPEVNQLLERDVEAYLEQLQKVKSAVEVPVIASLNGTREGEWVTYASLMEQSGADALELNLYFLATDLEESASVLEDRCLRIVEAVRSRISIPLTVKLSPNFTALPHFANRLCAAKVDGLVLFNRFYQPDFDIEDLSVRPSLDLSFSNELRQRLRWLALLSDRISCDLSVSGGVHTGVDAVKAIMAGANSVQMVSTLLINGPARIADIFTEMEQWMTEHEYESVDQMRGCMNYNRAPDPEALERANYMRVLKSWRPKH, from the coding sequence ATGAATCTCGAAACAGAATACCTCGGTCTTAAACTCAAACATCCACTTATCGTCGGCGCATCTCCGTTGGCAGATGACCTCGATAAAGTGCGCAAACTCGAAGATTCGGGTGCCGCTGCGATTACAATGTATTCACTCTTTGAAGAGCAGATCACGCAGAACATGCTCGGCTCTGAGGCGCACATCGGAGCGTATGAGAATTCCTTTGCAGAAGCGGCCTCGTATTTCCCAGAAGTGAACCAGCTTTTGGAGCGCGATGTGGAGGCTTATTTGGAGCAGCTACAGAAGGTGAAGTCTGCTGTGGAAGTGCCCGTCATCGCGTCGCTTAACGGCACGCGCGAAGGCGAGTGGGTTACGTATGCGAGTCTGATGGAGCAATCGGGTGCGGACGCATTGGAGTTGAACCTGTATTTTCTGGCGACAGATTTAGAAGAGAGTGCGTCAGTGCTGGAAGACCGCTGCCTCCGAATCGTCGAAGCCGTAAGGTCGCGAATCTCCATTCCATTGACGGTGAAATTGTCACCAAATTTTACGGCACTGCCTCATTTTGCAAACCGTCTCTGCGCGGCAAAAGTGGATGGTTTGGTGCTGTTTAATCGCTTTTATCAGCCGGACTTCGATATTGAAGACCTCAGCGTGCGGCCTTCGCTCGACCTCTCGTTCTCGAATGAATTGCGTCAGCGCTTACGTTGGTTGGCCTTACTGAGTGACCGCATCTCCTGTGACCTGTCAGTGTCGGGCGGGGTGCATACAGGAGTGGATGCAGTGAAGGCAATCATGGCTGGAGCGAATTCTGTGCAAATGGTTTCGACGCTGTTGATTAATGGGCCGGCTCGTATTGCTGATATATTCACTGAAATGGAGCAATGGATGACTGAGCATGAGTATGAATCAGTGGATCAGATGCGTGGGTGCATGAATTATAATCGTGCGCCAGACCCAGAGGCCTTGGAGCGTGCGAATTACATGCGTGTGCTGAAGAGTTGGCGGCCGAAACATTGA
- a CDS encoding pyruvate carboxylase subunit B has translation MKSVQLNNNVLRDGHQSLAATRMRTEQMLPVCEQLDNWGFGALETWGGATIDSGLRFLDEFPFDRLDALKKACPKTPHMMLLRGQNIVQYAHFPDDVVTAFIKTSAQHGMNIFRIFDALNDTRNMKCAIDACRAAGAQAHGTICFTSSPVHSAKKFIEMGLELQKMGCHAIVLKDMAGLIAPIETFEIIDGLKKTLKIPVWIHTHDTAGLGASTYMSAIDAGVDAIDLSVSPFANGTGQPDTTRMLAMLKGHARCPDVSEAQHKALKDIRSYLEGPYKELSAFTSHTNEIIDTDTLEYQVPGGMLSNFRTQLKEQKMEDKFEDVFREIPVVREALGWIPLVTPTSQIVGMQAFLNVKFGRWNKISPQAADIALGYYGRTPAKVSTELQELASKQSDREPITCRPVESPKAVHKHMDDLRKELQDKNMPSDDEHCVIYAMFPQQLETHFKNKDKPAKVDVPAAAAKAAATPAAAAPTSGGPVKRYALNVNGKRIEVGVEEIV, from the coding sequence ATGAAATCAGTCCAGCTTAACAACAACGTCCTCCGTGACGGTCATCAAAGTCTCGCAGCAACACGCATGCGGACCGAACAAATGCTCCCAGTTTGTGAGCAATTAGACAACTGGGGCTTCGGCGCCTTGGAAACATGGGGCGGTGCGACCATCGACTCCGGTTTGCGCTTCCTTGACGAATTCCCATTCGATCGTCTCGACGCATTGAAGAAGGCTTGCCCGAAGACACCGCACATGATGCTGCTTCGCGGGCAAAATATCGTGCAATATGCTCACTTCCCAGATGACGTCGTCACCGCCTTCATTAAGACAAGTGCGCAGCACGGAATGAACATTTTCCGTATTTTTGACGCGCTCAATGACACGCGTAACATGAAATGTGCGATCGATGCCTGCCGGGCAGCGGGCGCACAGGCACACGGCACGATCTGCTTTACCAGCAGCCCCGTCCACTCTGCCAAAAAGTTCATCGAAATGGGTCTCGAACTTCAAAAGATGGGTTGCCACGCCATCGTGCTGAAGGACATGGCCGGTCTCATCGCTCCTATCGAGACATTCGAGATCATCGACGGTCTGAAGAAGACCCTGAAAATTCCAGTTTGGATCCACACACACGACACAGCAGGTCTAGGTGCTAGCACTTATATGTCTGCGATCGATGCAGGTGTGGATGCGATTGACCTTTCAGTCTCACCATTCGCCAACGGCACCGGTCAACCAGATACGACTCGTATGCTCGCCATGCTCAAGGGACACGCACGTTGCCCTGATGTCAGCGAAGCACAGCACAAAGCACTTAAAGACATCCGCAGCTACTTGGAAGGTCCTTATAAGGAGCTCAGCGCATTCACAAGTCACACCAACGAGATTATCGATACTGATACACTCGAATACCAAGTGCCAGGCGGCATGCTCTCGAACTTCCGCACACAGCTCAAAGAGCAGAAGATGGAAGATAAGTTCGAAGATGTCTTCCGCGAAATCCCAGTGGTGCGTGAAGCGCTCGGCTGGATCCCGCTCGTGACACCAACGTCTCAAATCGTCGGCATGCAGGCCTTCCTGAACGTCAAGTTTGGCCGCTGGAACAAGATCTCTCCACAAGCTGCCGATATCGCACTCGGCTACTACGGTCGCACACCCGCGAAGGTCTCAACTGAACTGCAAGAGCTCGCCTCCAAGCAGTCAGACAGAGAGCCGATCACTTGCCGTCCTGTCGAATCTCCAAAGGCTGTCCACAAGCACATGGACGACCTGCGCAAGGAGCTCCAAGACAAGAATATGCCAAGCGACGACGAGCACTGCGTCATCTACGCAATGTTCCCACAACAGCTGGAAACACACTTCAAAAACAAGGACAAGCCAGCCAAGGTCGACGTCCCTGCTGCAGCCGCAAAAGCAGCAGCAACTCCAGCAGCGGCAGCACCTACTAGCGGTGGCCCAGTAAAACGCTACGCCCTCAATGTAAACGGCAAGCGTATCGAAGTCGGCGTGGAAGAAATCGTTTAG
- a CDS encoding PAS domain S-box protein, with translation MNPTSKRHFLTLGSLVILAIILLGLTEFLLIRETLTPEETKQVVIVTMLKAAAVAFPLLLVAICILNRQESRQVEALRNSIAQSTKEERTRNQNILEGTEAGTWDWDLTTSELVLNERWAEIIGYTLQELQPHNSKTWEKTLHPDDLKVAQTQIEQHLSGTLSYYDVEFRQRHKNGEWKWVNARGKITEWSDEGVPLRISGTHLDITERKMAEASNEANRQILENVFDATSGISVIATNENGIITLFNSGAEHMLGYGADEIIGKTTPFLFHIESELTERGLAIHNVQDKTPTAYMEKVLEVGKEHPEWTYKSKDGKLFPVKLSITATYNKTGKLTGYLGVAMDISDRKRAESKLSESRGILQKILDTIPVRVFWKDINSVYLGGNQLFAEDAGKQSADELKGLTDYQMGWPDQADAFRDDDSEVMQSGRSKLNFEEPQGRPDGSINWLKTSKIPLRDETNTIIGVLGTYEDITKIKEAKEDLVKAKEDAEAGSRAKDEFLAIMSHEMRTPLNPIIGFADILRQSITTEPEIEYIDTIINAANRQLCLIDDILEYMRINGGKVAPSPEAFNLTDLCELAVSDAKAFAGSLKLNFEAPKEDSPDDFTVESDLMMLRRILDNLINNACKYTHEGSITVSLKRSVTEDQTFIISVSDTGIGIDAQSQQMLFDAFSQADSSYTRKHEGLGLGLAICKKLLTILGGKIEVESVIGIGSTFTVYLPLKELKTETAERSHPSTLNAPNVFEKPCNVLVVDDQSDNRLIARAYIESFGGHVTDVANGKEAVTLCSQQAFDVILMDLAMPIMNGKEATIHIRNTDNPNQHTPIIAVTADVTPKVQDACIAVGMQHYMSKPINAHELFEHINESI, from the coding sequence ATGAACCCTACGTCAAAACGCCACTTCCTAACACTTGGTTCACTGGTAATCCTTGCAATTATCCTACTAGGACTGACGGAATTCCTCTTAATAAGAGAGACCCTGACTCCAGAAGAAACAAAGCAAGTAGTCATTGTCACAATGCTAAAAGCGGCAGCAGTCGCCTTCCCGCTCCTACTAGTTGCAATCTGTATCCTCAATCGCCAAGAAAGCAGGCAAGTCGAAGCCTTACGTAACTCAATCGCGCAGTCCACCAAGGAAGAACGCACACGCAATCAAAACATCCTCGAAGGCACGGAAGCTGGCACTTGGGATTGGGACTTAACAACCAGCGAGCTAGTGCTCAATGAACGCTGGGCTGAAATCATAGGATATACCCTGCAAGAGCTACAACCGCATAACAGCAAGACATGGGAGAAGACACTCCACCCAGATGATCTAAAAGTTGCTCAAACACAGATCGAGCAACATTTATCAGGCACCTTGAGCTATTATGACGTTGAGTTCCGGCAACGCCACAAAAACGGGGAATGGAAATGGGTCAATGCACGTGGTAAAATTACCGAGTGGTCTGACGAAGGCGTGCCACTGCGGATCAGTGGCACACATTTAGACATCACTGAGCGTAAAATGGCCGAAGCATCCAACGAAGCAAACCGCCAAATTCTAGAGAACGTATTTGATGCGACCTCAGGAATCTCAGTCATCGCAACAAACGAAAATGGAATCATTACACTCTTCAACTCCGGAGCCGAACATATGCTCGGTTATGGTGCGGATGAAATTATAGGTAAAACGACTCCATTTTTATTTCACATCGAGTCAGAATTAACAGAGCGAGGTTTAGCAATCCACAACGTTCAGGATAAAACACCTACAGCATACATGGAAAAAGTGCTCGAGGTCGGCAAAGAACATCCCGAATGGACTTACAAGTCTAAGGATGGCAAGCTGTTCCCCGTTAAACTAAGTATCACGGCCACCTACAATAAAACTGGTAAACTCACTGGCTACCTCGGAGTCGCCATGGATATATCAGATCGTAAACGAGCCGAATCCAAGCTCAGCGAATCGAGGGGTATCTTACAAAAAATCCTCGATACGATTCCTGTGCGTGTGTTCTGGAAGGACATCAATAGCGTCTACCTAGGAGGTAACCAACTCTTCGCAGAAGACGCAGGCAAGCAGTCCGCCGATGAATTGAAAGGACTGACAGATTATCAAATGGGTTGGCCTGATCAAGCCGATGCGTTTCGCGACGACGACTCCGAGGTCATGCAAAGTGGACGCTCTAAGCTCAATTTCGAAGAGCCTCAAGGTCGCCCCGATGGCAGCATCAACTGGCTCAAAACTTCTAAAATTCCACTACGTGATGAAACAAATACAATCATCGGTGTCCTCGGCACATACGAAGACATCACCAAGATAAAGGAAGCCAAGGAAGACCTCGTTAAAGCAAAGGAAGACGCTGAAGCTGGCAGTCGAGCCAAAGATGAGTTTCTCGCCATCATGAGCCATGAAATGCGCACCCCCTTGAATCCAATCATTGGCTTTGCAGACATCCTACGACAGAGCATTACCACCGAACCTGAAATCGAATATATTGATACGATCATCAATGCAGCAAATCGACAATTATGTCTAATCGATGATATTTTAGAATACATGCGCATCAACGGCGGTAAGGTCGCACCAAGCCCAGAGGCGTTCAACCTGACTGATCTTTGCGAGCTTGCAGTTTCCGATGCAAAAGCTTTTGCAGGCTCACTCAAACTGAACTTCGAAGCTCCAAAGGAAGATTCTCCTGACGACTTTACCGTCGAAAGCGATCTAATGATGCTGCGTCGGATACTCGACAACCTGATCAATAATGCCTGCAAATACACCCACGAAGGTAGTATTACGGTATCCCTAAAGCGATCTGTGACCGAAGATCAGACCTTCATCATATCAGTCTCCGACACAGGCATCGGCATAGATGCGCAGAGCCAACAAATGCTGTTCGATGCATTTAGTCAGGCAGACAGTTCCTACACTCGCAAACATGAAGGCCTCGGCCTCGGCTTAGCCATTTGCAAAAAACTCCTGACAATATTAGGCGGCAAAATCGAAGTTGAAAGCGTTATCGGTATCGGATCGACCTTCACCGTTTATCTCCCGCTCAAGGAATTAAAGACAGAAACAGCCGAACGCAGTCACCCCAGCACCTTGAATGCCCCAAATGTATTCGAAAAGCCCTGCAATGTCTTAGTCGTTGATGACCAATCTGATAATCGATTAATCGCCCGCGCTTACATTGAATCTTTTGGTGGCCACGTCACAGACGTGGCAAATGGCAAAGAGGCCGTCACTCTCTGCAGCCAGCAAGCATTCGATGTTATATTAATGGACTTAGCCATGCCCATCATGAACGGCAAGGAAGCCACCATACACATCCGTAACACCGACAACCCAAATCAGCACACCCCGATCATCGCCGTTACCGCTGATGTCACCCCCAAGGTGCAAGACGCCTGCATCGCAGTCGGCATGCAGCACTATATGAGCAAACCAATCAACGCACATGAACTATTTGAGCACATAAACGAATCGATCTAA
- the alr gene encoding alanine racemase, whose amino-acid sequence MDTRTAPRTDSTTLILYFNITNLPHRCWAEIDLAAFERNLKRIQAALPSGVRYVSVVKADAYGHGMPQMVRRLMQSGVDYFAVANVHEAADIRHMGKGWPILVLSPLLPEEDNDLVDYDLIGTVSTREEAERFNALAEKRGTSIQIHLKIDTGMGRLGVWHEEALALLDIVKNLPHLSLKGIYTHFSSADSDRAFTRLQRDRFLAVLEQTDTTGLLIHADNSASLNSLSGESPFNAVRVGLLQLGIPPYPDSVLGRVEVEPVFSFHTRIGIVKDLPVDTDISYGRSHRLTRDTRIAVLTAGYGDGIPLELSNAGAVLINGQHCPILGRVTMDQTIVDVTDLDGCIQSGDHAILIGRSGGAEITATTFSETAGTIPWEALCSITKRVERVYVGSREI is encoded by the coding sequence ATGGACACCCGAACGGCACCGCGCACCGACTCCACAACCTTAATTCTATATTTTAACATTACGAATTTACCACATCGCTGTTGGGCGGAGATCGATCTCGCCGCATTTGAACGCAACTTGAAACGCATTCAAGCCGCGCTACCATCAGGTGTGCGCTACGTCTCCGTCGTCAAAGCAGATGCCTATGGCCATGGCATGCCACAAATGGTGCGTCGACTCATGCAGAGCGGCGTCGATTATTTCGCAGTCGCCAACGTGCACGAAGCCGCCGACATCCGCCACATGGGCAAAGGTTGGCCCATTCTAGTCCTCAGTCCCCTGCTGCCGGAAGAAGACAACGACCTGGTCGACTACGACTTAATCGGCACGGTTAGCACACGCGAAGAAGCCGAACGCTTTAACGCCCTAGCTGAAAAACGCGGCACCTCGATTCAAATACACCTGAAAATTGATACAGGCATGGGGCGACTCGGCGTCTGGCACGAAGAGGCACTTGCCCTACTCGACATCGTCAAGAACCTTCCACACCTCTCTCTGAAAGGAATTTATACACACTTTTCCAGTGCTGATAGCGACCGCGCTTTCACACGACTTCAGCGCGACCGATTCCTAGCCGTGCTCGAACAGACTGATACCACAGGTCTGCTAATCCACGCAGACAATTCAGCGAGCCTCAATTCATTAAGCGGCGAGAGTCCGTTTAATGCAGTTCGAGTCGGCCTGCTACAACTCGGGATACCGCCATACCCAGACTCCGTCCTAGGTCGCGTTGAAGTTGAACCAGTATTCAGCTTCCATACGCGCATCGGTATCGTCAAAGATCTGCCAGTAGACACCGACATTAGCTACGGTCGCAGCCATCGCTTAACGCGTGATACTCGTATCGCGGTTCTCACCGCAGGCTATGGCGACGGCATTCCACTCGAATTGAGTAATGCCGGTGCGGTTCTAATCAACGGGCAGCACTGTCCGATCCTTGGCCGCGTGACAATGGATCAAACCATCGTCGATGTAACAGACCTAGACGGGTGCATCCAGTCTGGCGACCACGCGATACTGATTGGGCGTAGTGGCGGAGCCGAAATCACTGCCACAACCTTCAGCGAAACCGCAGGAACCATCCCATGGGAAGCACTCTGCTCCATCACCAAACGAGTCGAACGTGTCTACGTTGGTTCGCGCGAAATCTAG
- a CDS encoding shikimate kinase, producing the protein MTTPSNLVLIGMPSCGKSTLGVLLAKHLTMSFMDTDLVIQAEVDMRLQEYQQSQGMAGFRALEERVLCSVECERTVIATGGSAVYYPAAMAHLKALGRVVFLDVSFEVVRARIGDLAERGVVFEPGMTFEELLSTRQSLYHQYADCVVDCGCKPLHELVHEVAGLMTSF; encoded by the coding sequence ATGACGACTCCAAGTAACCTAGTTCTCATCGGTATGCCTAGCTGCGGTAAAAGCACTTTAGGCGTCTTACTCGCGAAGCATTTAACAATGAGCTTCATGGATACCGATTTGGTGATTCAGGCTGAAGTCGATATGCGCCTACAGGAATATCAACAATCCCAGGGGATGGCAGGTTTCCGTGCACTAGAGGAGCGTGTCTTATGCTCGGTCGAGTGTGAGCGCACAGTGATCGCTACGGGTGGGAGTGCTGTCTATTACCCTGCGGCAATGGCACACTTGAAGGCACTTGGGCGTGTGGTGTTTTTGGATGTATCGTTTGAGGTGGTGCGCGCTCGAATTGGCGACCTAGCCGAGCGTGGGGTCGTATTTGAACCAGGTATGACATTTGAGGAGCTGTTATCCACTCGCCAGTCGTTGTATCATCAGTATGCAGATTGTGTGGTCGATTGTGGATGCAAACCCTTGCATGAACTGGTTCATGAAGTCGCTGGACTTATGACTAGCTTTTAG
- a CDS encoding DUF4136 domain-containing protein produces the protein MKKILALLSLCLGIALLSGCSTTGKVELPKGSSKGYTTYRLYRDGPSDPNFANREDEVNKIIQDELARELQAHGLKRSPEDAELIVAYLVVTQTTAVTTAISNYYINSGSDILSEAHRRMLKKDLPGSFEQGALIIDIIDKNTGDLIYRDFAKREILTYLNVDERNARVKSAVNEALAAFFK, from the coding sequence ATGAAAAAAATCCTCGCTCTACTTTCACTCTGCCTTGGCATCGCACTACTCAGCGGTTGCTCCACCACCGGAAAAGTCGAATTACCCAAAGGCTCAAGCAAAGGCTATACCACGTATCGCCTGTATCGGGATGGCCCCTCCGACCCCAACTTCGCCAACCGCGAAGACGAGGTAAATAAAATCATCCAAGACGAACTGGCCCGCGAACTACAAGCGCATGGCCTCAAACGCTCACCCGAAGATGCCGAACTGATCGTCGCCTACCTAGTGGTCACTCAAACTACCGCCGTCACCACTGCTATCAGTAATTATTACATTAACTCTGGCTCGGACATCCTAAGTGAGGCACATCGCCGCATGTTAAAGAAAGACCTACCAGGCAGCTTCGAGCAAGGTGCACTGATTATCGACATTATCGACAAAAACACCGGCGACCTCATCTACAGAGACTTCGCCAAGCGTGAGATCCTCACATATCTGAACGTCGACGAACGCAATGCACGCGTTAAATCAGCCGTCAATGAAGCACTCGCTGCATTCTTTAAATAG